In Streptomyces durocortorensis, a genomic segment contains:
- the pdxR gene encoding MocR-like pyridoxine biosynthesis transcription factor PdxR, translating to MTDSWVNSAEVLGSDLPLELSGAGNRRAVLMAALREAVRSGRLAPGTRLPPYRSLAADLGLARNTVADAYAELVAEGWLAARQGSGTRVAERAAPVTPVHRPRTPERAARPVHDLVQGQPDPSVFPRTAWLASARRAIAAAPSDAFGPGDPHGRPELRRALAGYLARVRGVRASPERIVLCSGAAHGLRLLADVLGGPWAAEEYGLPFHRGLLAAHGAGTRPLGVDGDGARVDGLTRRDRAVLLTPAHQFPTGGPLHPARRAAVVDWARSTGGLVVEDDYDGEFRYDRQPVGAVQGLDPEHVVLLGSVSKSLSPGLRIGWMVLPQRLVAPVVAAKGEREQWSSATEQLTLADFVESGAYDRQVRRMRQRHRRRRDQLVAALERRAPHVRVTGIAAGLHAVLELPPGTERSVVRAAAWQGLAVEGLADYRHPGATPCPVADVTPYAGGSGTRPHPGPGPDPAKDASDAGAGARDGLVVGYATPAEHAYPEALEALCRALPPG from the coding sequence ATGACGGATTCATGGGTCAATTCTGCGGAGGTCCTGGGCAGTGATCTGCCACTGGAGCTCTCCGGTGCGGGCAACCGCCGGGCGGTCCTGATGGCCGCGCTGCGCGAGGCCGTCCGCAGCGGGCGGCTCGCCCCCGGTACCCGGCTGCCGCCCTACCGTTCCCTCGCCGCCGACCTGGGCCTGGCCCGCAACACCGTCGCCGACGCCTACGCGGAGCTGGTCGCGGAGGGGTGGCTGGCGGCCCGCCAGGGCTCGGGCACCCGGGTCGCCGAGCGGGCCGCCCCCGTCACCCCCGTCCACCGGCCGCGCACCCCCGAGCGCGCCGCCCGCCCGGTCCACGACCTGGTCCAGGGGCAGCCGGACCCCTCGGTCTTCCCGCGCACCGCCTGGCTGGCCTCCGCGCGCCGGGCCATCGCGGCCGCCCCCAGCGACGCGTTCGGGCCCGGCGATCCGCACGGGCGGCCCGAGCTGCGGCGGGCCCTGGCCGGTTATCTGGCCCGGGTACGCGGGGTGCGGGCCTCGCCGGAGCGCATCGTCCTCTGCTCGGGCGCCGCGCACGGGCTGCGGCTGCTGGCGGACGTGCTCGGCGGTCCGTGGGCGGCGGAGGAGTACGGTCTGCCCTTCCACCGCGGGCTCCTCGCCGCTCACGGCGCCGGGACGCGGCCGCTGGGCGTGGACGGGGACGGGGCACGGGTCGACGGGCTGACCCGCCGGGACCGTGCCGTACTGCTCACGCCCGCCCACCAGTTCCCGACCGGCGGACCGCTGCACCCCGCGCGGCGGGCCGCCGTGGTCGACTGGGCCCGGTCCACCGGCGGGCTCGTCGTCGAGGACGACTACGACGGGGAGTTCCGCTACGACCGGCAGCCCGTGGGGGCCGTCCAGGGGCTCGATCCCGAGCATGTGGTGCTGCTCGGATCGGTCAGCAAAAGCCTCTCCCCCGGCCTGCGGATCGGCTGGATGGTACTGCCCCAGCGGCTGGTCGCGCCCGTCGTGGCGGCGAAGGGCGAGCGTGAGCAGTGGTCGAGCGCCACCGAACAGCTGACGCTCGCGGACTTCGTCGAGTCGGGCGCGTACGACCGGCAGGTACGGCGGATGCGGCAGCGCCACCGCCGCCGCCGGGACCAGCTGGTGGCCGCCCTGGAGCGGCGGGCGCCGCACGTCCGGGTCACCGGGATCGCGGCGGGCCTGCACGCGGTGCTTGAGCTGCCGCCCGGCACCGAGCGTTCGGTGGTCCGGGCGGCGGCCTGGCAGGGGCTTGCGGTGGAGGGTCTGGCCGACTACCGGCACCCGGGGGCGACTCCGTGTCCGGTCGCGGACGTGACTCCGTACGCGGGCGGCTCCGGCACCCGCCCGCACCCGGGCCCTGGCCCTGACCCGGCAAAGGACGCCTCGGACGCCGGTGCCGGCGCCCGTGACGGGCTCGTCGTCGGCTATGCCACCCCCGCCGAACACGCCTACCCGGAGGCGTTGGAGGCCCTGTGCCGGGCCCTCCCGCCGGGGTGA
- a CDS encoding Gfo/Idh/MocA family protein — translation MTTAGTTPLRIGLLGTGPWARNTQAPALAAHPGVELSGMWGRRAEAAEGLAAAHGTRAYTGEEGIDALLEASDAIAFALPPDVQAPLAVRAAEAGCHLLMDKPVATTVEGARAVAEAAAEAEVASVVFCTLRFAPETSAWIAEQTAAGGWFTARAQWLGSLYASGSTSEYAESPWRREKGGLWDVGPHALSVLIPVLGEVTEVTAARGPADTTHLILRHASGASSTVTLGLSAPPGAAGVQIELRGERGTAEMPGWDGARTAFRGAVDALAEAVRTGVPHACDARFGLHLTELLAQAESQAA, via the coding sequence ATGACGACTGCGGGCACCACTCCTCTGCGTATCGGTCTCCTCGGCACCGGCCCCTGGGCGCGCAACACCCAGGCCCCCGCGCTCGCCGCCCACCCCGGCGTCGAGCTGAGCGGGATGTGGGGCCGCCGGGCCGAGGCGGCGGAGGGCCTCGCGGCCGCCCACGGGACGCGGGCGTACACGGGTGAGGAGGGGATCGACGCGCTGCTGGAGGCGAGCGACGCGATCGCCTTCGCGCTGCCGCCGGACGTCCAGGCCCCGCTGGCCGTCCGGGCGGCGGAGGCGGGCTGCCACCTGCTGATGGACAAGCCGGTGGCCACGACGGTCGAGGGGGCCCGCGCGGTGGCCGAGGCGGCGGCGGAGGCGGAGGTCGCCTCGGTGGTCTTCTGCACCCTGCGCTTCGCCCCGGAGACGTCGGCCTGGATCGCCGAACAGACAGCGGCGGGCGGCTGGTTCACCGCCCGCGCGCAGTGGCTCGGCTCGCTCTACGCGTCCGGCTCCACCAGCGAGTACGCGGAGTCCCCGTGGCGGCGCGAAAAGGGCGGCCTGTGGGACGTCGGCCCGCACGCGCTCTCGGTGCTCATCCCGGTCCTGGGCGAGGTCACGGAGGTTACCGCCGCCCGCGGCCCCGCCGACACCACCCACCTAATCCTGCGCCACGCTTCCGGCGCCTCCAGCACGGTGACCCTCGGCCTGAGCGCCCCGCCCGGCGCGGCGGGCGTGCAGATCGAGCTCCGGGGCGAGCGGGGGACGGCCGAGATGCCGGGCTGGGACGGCGCGCGGACCGCGTTCAGGGGAGCGGTGGACGCGCTGGCCGAAGCGGTACGCACGGGAGTGCCACACGCCTGCGACGCCCGCTTCGGCCTCCACCTCACGGAGCTGCTGGCGCAGGCGGAGTCGCAGGCGGCCTGA